A part of Pseudoliparis swirei isolate HS2019 ecotype Mariana Trench chromosome 8, NWPU_hadal_v1, whole genome shotgun sequence genomic DNA contains:
- the xkr4 gene encoding XK-related protein 4 has translation MAAKSDGGVLKMKKSDVAFTPLQNSEHSGSAHGLHAGAQTDFAGTGDCDFANGESRCCGGGSGVGGSNAPGPRAGPEQQQYTLWDCLWIVAAVAVYVADVGTDVWLSVDYYLRREYWWFGLTLFFVVLGSFSVQLFSFRWFVHDFGTEDGGAESAAADCAHANGNKLLSGSASHGDVTAQHHPATPQRQASTASRNTATNSTASTAGGGGGRRRSAHYSFCVWFGQSVIHILQMGQIWRYLHTIYLGVRSHRSAETERWRYYWRMVYEFADVSMLHLLATFLESAPQLVLQLCIIIQTNKLQAVQGMTAAASLVSLAWALASYQKALRESRDDKKPISYLAVLIQFCWHFFTIAARVITFALFASVFQLYFGIFIVLHWCIMTFWIVHCETDFCISKWEEIVFDMVVGIIYIFTWFNVKEGRTRCRLFIYYLVILVENAALGALWYLYRTPRTTDAFAVPALCVIFSSFLTGVVFMLMYYAFFHPNGPRFGRSPSGQGLDLDPAAQFSTLPSEGATNSLRSNRGSAAATLERDAGKYSERDGCMPVFQVRPTAPSTPSSRAARLDETVIKIDLCRNRYPAWERHVLDRSIRKAILAIDCSPTPPRLQYKDDAQVQERLEYETTL, from the exons ATGGCGGCGAAGTCGGACGGGGGGGtcctgaagatgaagaagagcgACGTGGCCTTCACGCCGCTGCAGAACTCGGAGCACTCGGGCTCGGCGCACGGGCTCCACGCGGGCGCGCAGACCGACTTCGCGGGCACCGGCGACTGCGACTTCGCCAACGGGGAGTCGCGGTGCTGCGGCGGCGGGAGCGGCGTGGGGGGCTCCAACGCGCCGGGCCCTCGCGCGGGCCCGGAGCAGCAGCAGTACACGCTGTGGGACTGCCTGTGGATCGTCGCCGCCGTGGCCGTGTATGTGGCCGACGTGGGCACCGACGTGTGGTTGTCGGTGGACTACTACCTGCGGCGCGAGTACTGGTGGTTCGGCCTGACGCTCTTCTTCGTGGTGCTCGGCTCCTTCTCGGTGCAGCTCTTCAGCTTCAGATGGTTCGTCCACGACTTCGGCACCGAGGACGGGGGCGCCGAGTCCGCCGCCGCCGACTGCGCCCACGCGAACGGGAACAAGCTGCTGAGCGGCTCGGCCTCGCACGGCGACGTCACCGCGCAGCACCACCCCGCCACGCCGCAGCGGCAGGCGTCCACCGCGAGCAGGAACACCGCGACGAACAGCACGGCGAGCACCGCGGGGGGCGGGGGCGGCCGGAGGAGGTCGGCCCACTACAGCTTCTGCGTCTGGTTCGGCCAGTCCGTCATCCACATCCTCCAGATGGGCCAGATATGGAG GTATCTCCACACCATCTACCTGGGCGTCCGGAGCCATCGGAGTGCAGAGACGGAGCGGTGGCGTTACTACTGGAGGATGGTCTACGAGTTCGCCGACGTGAGCATGCTGCACCTGCTGGCCACCTTTCTGGAGAGCGCGCCGCAACTGGTGCTGCAGCTGTGCATCATCATTCAGACGAACAAGCTGCAGGCGGTGCAAG GTATGACCGCTGCAGCCTCCCTGGTCTCCCTGGCCTGGGCCCTGGCCTCCTACCAGAAGGCCTTGAGAGAGTCTCGGGATGACAAGAAGCCCATCAGCTACCTGGCGGTGCTCATCCAGTTCTGTTGGCACTTCTTCACCATCGCCGCGAGGGTCATCACCTTCGCCCTGTTCGCCTCCGTGTTCCAGCTCTACTTTGGCATCTTCATCGTGCTGCACTGGTGCATCATGACCTTCTGGATCGTCCACTGCGAGACGGACTTCTGCATCAGCAAGTGGGAGGAGATAGTGTTTGACATGGTGGTGGGCATCATCTACATCTTCACCTGGTTCAACGTCAAAGAGGGGCGGACAAG GTGTCGGCTCTTCATCTACTACCTGGTGATCCTGGTGGAGAACGCTGCTCTCGGTGCGTTGTGGTATCTCTACCGGACGCCTCGCACCACCGACGCCTTCGCGGTGCCCGCCCTCTGCGTCATCTTCAGCAGCTTCCTCACCGGGGTGGTCTTCATGCTCATGTACTACGCCTTTTTCCATCCCAACGGGCCGCGCTTCGGGCGCTCGCCGAGCGGCCAGGGGCTCGACCTGGACCCCGCCGCTCAGTTCTCCACGCTGCCGTCCGAAGGCGCCACCAACTCGCTCCGTTCCAACCGCGGTTCCGCCGCCGCCACCCTGGAGCGGGACGCGGGGAAGTATTCCGAGCGGGACGGCTGCATGCCGGTATTTCAGGTGCGACCCACGGCGCCGTCCACGCCGTCGTCTCGCGCCGCGCGCCTCGACGAGACCGTCATCAAGATCGACCTTTGTAGGAACCGCTACCCGGCCTGGGAGCGCCACGTCCTCGACCGCAGTATACGCAAGGCCATCCTGGCCATCGACTGCTCGCCGACGCCTCCACGGCTGCAGTACAAAGATGACGCTCAGGTGCAGGAGAGGCTGGAATACGAGACCACGTTGTAG